GTTCAGACATTAACAGTGGTAATTGACCTAAAAAGAGATGCCTCCAGCAATAATTCTTGAATATGAAATTCCAAATCAAAATGTGCGACTGATTTTGAGTCTCGTGATTTAATGACAATAAACATGCCATATGcatatcttcatcataatCAATTACGAcggaagatgaagatgacggGGTCATCACAAACTGGTAATATTTCCATAAGGAAATAAATCGTAGGGTGTCTATATTACACATCGATCTTTTGTCCATTTCAAATCTAAGCGTTGCTAAGTTTGATTTCAACGAGGGTAAATTGTTAAATAATACATTGAATAATTGCAGATGTCCATCGTCTCTCAGAGGAATCAAAACCGTAGAATTCAGTGACTCAAAAAGAACCAAGAGACAAAGGGTTATAAACCCTAGGCTTATTAATTGGTCGTTGCTCATATTAACGACTTGAAAAACTGTTTCAAGCTCGTTTGAGTTAGGCTTATTTACGGTATTAGATGGAAAAAGCTGCTCAACTATAGGTAACAATCGCTTTGGCTTCAATATTGGTAATATCGAGTTTGTTTCAGTTATTGTGGATAGATATTTACTGATAAGGTTCTGCGTTACCGATTGTGAGGGGAATTTTAATAATTGAGATAtactgctgttgctgtGCTGCGTATTGTTATGTTTCGCCAACAAATCGTGCAAAGATTCATTGAAGTGTTTTTCAATCAGAGTATTAAgttcattgaagaatttgaatagAAAAGGATCGCGCTCAATCAAATATTGGGTTTGGAAGATGGAGCttttgttgatatttttcgGTAATAGCCACAACCTGTTACTGTCGTTTTCTGTGATCGGGCAGTtgaaaacattgaaaaCCTTATTCGTATCTAAGAATTGAGGATCCAAATCCTTGAATTCGTTGAGATAAGACCTCCTTTCATTGTTGGTAGCCGTTTTACCTTCCTCATCCGTCGTGTCGCCCTCGCTCaacttccttttcttgacggtcaaaaattcttcttggCTTCGATTAGATTGCGAAGACTGTATTTGCGGCGAGGAATCCTGTTTAAGATCAAGATTGACTCCTGTGATCTTCTTACCCGTAATTTCTTGCAGTTCCAGTAGCCTacttttcagaaaattcatttcaTGATTTATGATTTCATCTTGTGTGTAAGGAGAGGTTAGCATGTGGAAAATTGCAGGACCTTGAACCCAATTGAGAGGTGTAGAAAATTCGTTTGCAGAAGTAACTGGTTTGCTTTCCAAGGAAGGCACCGACTTTGGAATATACTGAGTATTCTGTTGGTTCAAAGTTGCGTTTGCCGCGGATGTCCTATTGTTAAGTTGATTTTGCGCATTAAGCAGTTGCAAACGCGTGTTATATTCTCTTATTTGCTCCAAAGAAGCCAGCTCTGggtttttttgtaaaagaGCTGCAGTTTCCTTGGAAATACGACGTGAAGAGGCGTAATATGAATTTAAGTAGGGGCCGTTGGCTACCTGACGTGTGttagaagaggaagagctGGAGGGAACGTACTGTCCAGGAACATCCGGGTAGAAACAATCCATTTTATTGTGTTTCATACAGTTCCCACAGATTGGCTTAACACGGTCACACcctatttttcttttacgaCACTGCACACAGGCAGGCggttttttcattttcctaCCACGAatatccatttttctttgtttttgaaatggtATTTTTATAGTAAAAGCTTCAGAGTTGTCAGTGAAACCACGAGTACGGTACGTGAGCAGTACGGGGCGATTGAGGCAGAGCACCGATGAGTTTTGGTTTTAAAACCGTGagttttgataaaataatCTAATGTAAGCAGCTAGTGTATCTTCTCTCGGGCGAAAACGGGAATGTGGTCTCACAAGCGTTTAACCGGCCGAATGAATATTGGTGGACTGTGGCTATTTATGAGAAAGTATAGCAGTTGGAGCGTCCAGAAAGCAGTATGTTCTTGATGGAAAGGGTAGTTCTTAGTCTGTGTGATGCTGGCCAGTCAACAAGATCCACGTTGGTCAACTAAAATACTCTTGTGAAGTCGTGCCAGAAAAGGGCCATAGGGTAACGTACTCGTTGCATGTGATAATCAACTGTTATAGGCGGTATATAGTTATATGGCTAGGCTATACATCTCTTGGGTAGTGGTGGAGCTTATAGCTCATCGTGAGCTGTTTCGCTGGCCTCCACTTTGATCTCATCCTGTAATTTAGCGGCGTCTTGGTGGCTTAACGGAACAGTTTCCAATTCACCGCATTGCTCAACGATAACC
This is a stretch of genomic DNA from Saccharomyces kudriavzevii IFO 1802 strain IFO1802 genome assembly, chromosome: 4. It encodes these proteins:
- the RSC3 gene encoding Rsc3p (similar to Saccharomyces cerevisiae RSC3 (YDR303C) and RSC30 (YHR056C); ancestral locus Anc_5.322) — protein: MDIRGRKMKKPPACVQCRKRKIGCDRVKPICGNCMKHNKMDCFYPDVPGQYVPSSSSSSNTRQVANGPYLNSYYASSRRISKETAALLQKNPELASLEQIREYNTRLQLLNAQNQLNNRTSAANATLNQQNTQYIPKSVPSLESKPVTSANEFSTPLNWVQGPAIFHMLTSPYTQDEIINHEMNFLKSRLLELQEITGKKITGVNLDLKQDSSPQIQSSQSNRSQEEFLTVKKRKLSEGDTTDEEGKTATNNERRSYLNEFKDLDPQFLDTNKVFNVFNCPITENDSNRLWLLPKNINKSSIFQTQYLIERDPFLFKFFNELNTLIEKHFNESLHDLLAKHNNTQHSNSSISQLLKFPSQSVTQNLISKYLSTITETNSILPILKPKRLLPIVEQLFPSNTVNKPNSNELETVFQVVNMSNDQLISLGFITLCLLVLFESLNSTVLIPLRDDGHLQLFNVLFNNLPSLKSNLATLRFEMDKRSMCNIDTLRFISLWKYYQFVMTPSSSSSVVIDYDEDMHMACLLSLNHETQNQSHILIWNFIFKNYCWRHLFLGQLPLLMSEPFTNSTPIVDPLLNNDFELIDFEVNLMKYLQSKDQQLSIGKIIQLIKLLKTKNVEVSQRCLTTSSIINNIMDSLIYRNSMLYLNFYLLLQFETLSDYTKFNEILNDFLELSRETLFFVFSNLANIKFAGHEFTFINKSIALLQTLVLMLLALYQRSFESTQKTDGENVSHIDQPESSHSNNDNNKRIKNKNVIRLIINKIAMLLNDYTKNCKKQNRLIENLIIKIKIISKYIKNLEETKVPSVSDSNHVTNNGFTGISTDQLVKLNHELNKISESLIKTDFYEQRKKSTLSNGVTGITAAADNDLNLGNLGLTKENFSEIFEAIRS